Proteins co-encoded in one Streptomyces sp. NBC_01283 genomic window:
- a CDS encoding amino acid adenylation domain-containing protein has protein sequence MKTPTPATGHAPAAPRPAPQAKGSALAEVWPLSPLQEGLLFHADFTGQGPDVYTVQNILAVEGPLDADRFRASWEALLARHAALRASFQRRKTGEAVQLITREVVLPWSEADVSDLPEAAAKAETERLAEDERAQRIDPAAAPLMRLLLIRSGERRHRLVMTSHHILMDGWSAPVLLNELAEIYAAGGDASGLRPATSYREYLAWLSRQDKEAARAAWKAELAGADDPTQVVGPANPARAGTPPKKRSAHLAGETTEALAALARAHGLTMNTVVQGAWALVLARLAGRTDVVFGATVAGRPPELPGADSMIGLFINTLPVRVRLDGSQPLLDLLRELQDRQSALLAHQHLGLPEIQQLAGPGAGFDTLLVYENYPRPPAEAPTPDAISLATESSRQATHYPLSIGIAPGERLRVDVTYQPDLVDDVVGDALGGLLIRVLERLVTDPSVAVGRVGVADALPEPGAVSPSVDESVPRLIARRVAESPDAVAVQGEQATSYRELWNRAGRWTTHLVSLGVRRGDRVAVVMERSPDLVAVLLGVWRAGAAYVPVDVGSPAERVAFVLADAAPAAVVCTTESRRVLPEKTAGSLVVADDPQVTEALATAEGAEFAAPVAAQDVAYVMYTSGSTGIPKGVAVPHGSVASLVGERSWAVGAADAVLMHAPHAFDVSLYELWVPLAAGGRVVLAGPGVVDAQQVREHVRGGVTALHLTAGSFRVLAEEAPDSFVGLREVLTGGDVVPAASVGRVRKACPAVTVRHMYGPTETTLCATWHVLRPGGAMDAVLPIGHPLPHRRTLVLDAFLQPLPAGVTGELYVAGAGLAQSYWDSPGATADRFVACPYAPGERMYRTGDLVRESEAGELLFVGRADTQVKVRGYRVELGEVEAALAAHSAVAQAVVVAREDGPGERRLVGYVVPDGRTADPRTGAPRAVDPLLLREDVARTLPDYMVPAVVLVLDALPVTRNGKVDRAALPAPDFAERVTGREPRSEAEETLCGLFAEVLGLERVGVEDSFFELGGDSIMSMQLAARARRVDLLFKAQDVFEHETPAGLAAVCGLAEAAPTTPDVSVGDVPWTPVMRELGASSVRPKFAQWAIVGAPSGLERHVLAAALGAVVDTHDVLRARVVPDEAGPRLVVHEPGSLDAGELITRVNATYAVAGTLDDIADEAAQEAAERLDPSAGVMLQVAWVDAGPGRVGRLAFVVHHLAVDAVSWRILVPDLKAACEAVTAGREPRLDPVGTSFRHWSRLLVQRAAEEARVAELAQWQALLEPGEPSLAERELDADRDTAATMRRRSWTVTAERAAVLVGRTPTVFHCGVHEVLLSALVGAVALWRREAAPGVLVDVEGHGRVQVGEVDLSRTVGWFTSVHPVRFDVGAVDVGQVAAGGRAAGVLLKAVKEQARAIPGDGLGFGLLRHLNPDTAPLLAALPRPQIGFNYLGRFTADAAGTSIGGSLDPAMPATHTIEAGAAVVDTAAGPRVTLTLGWAAELLDEAATERLGRLWLDLLGGLAAHTADPSAGGHTSSDFPLLDLAQDEVDELEAGFADGIP, from the coding sequence GTGAAGACCCCCACCCCCGCCACGGGGCACGCGCCCGCCGCCCCTCGACCGGCGCCGCAGGCCAAGGGCTCCGCGCTCGCGGAGGTCTGGCCGCTCTCGCCCCTCCAGGAAGGGCTCCTGTTCCACGCCGACTTCACCGGCCAGGGGCCCGACGTCTACACCGTCCAGAACATCCTGGCGGTCGAAGGCCCCCTGGACGCGGACCGCTTCCGTGCCTCCTGGGAGGCGCTGCTGGCCCGGCACGCGGCGCTGCGGGCGAGCTTCCAGCGGCGCAAGACGGGCGAGGCCGTGCAGCTGATCACCCGCGAGGTCGTACTGCCGTGGAGCGAGGCCGACGTCTCGGACCTCCCCGAGGCCGCGGCGAAGGCCGAGACGGAACGCCTGGCCGAAGACGAGCGCGCGCAGCGGATCGACCCGGCGGCGGCTCCCCTGATGCGGCTGCTCCTGATCCGCTCCGGCGAGCGCAGGCACCGCCTGGTGATGACGAGCCATCACATCCTGATGGACGGCTGGTCGGCGCCGGTCCTGCTCAACGAGCTCGCCGAGATCTACGCGGCGGGCGGCGACGCCTCGGGCCTCAGGCCCGCCACGTCCTACCGGGAGTACCTGGCCTGGCTCTCCCGGCAGGACAAGGAAGCCGCGCGCGCCGCCTGGAAGGCGGAGCTGGCCGGAGCGGACGACCCGACACAGGTCGTGGGCCCCGCGAACCCGGCACGCGCCGGCACACCTCCGAAGAAACGCTCCGCCCACCTCGCCGGGGAGACGACCGAGGCGCTCGCCGCCCTGGCCCGCGCCCACGGTCTGACGATGAACACCGTCGTGCAGGGTGCGTGGGCGCTGGTGCTCGCCCGCCTGGCCGGACGCACGGACGTGGTGTTCGGCGCGACGGTGGCGGGCCGTCCCCCGGAGCTGCCGGGCGCCGATTCCATGATCGGCCTGTTCATCAACACGCTGCCGGTGCGGGTCCGTCTTGACGGCTCGCAGCCGCTGCTCGACCTGCTGCGCGAGCTGCAGGACCGCCAGTCCGCGCTGCTGGCCCACCAGCACCTCGGCCTCCCGGAGATCCAGCAGCTCGCCGGTCCCGGCGCGGGCTTCGACACCCTCCTCGTGTACGAGAACTACCCCCGCCCGCCCGCTGAGGCGCCCACACCCGACGCGATCTCCCTCGCCACGGAGTCGTCGCGCCAGGCGACCCACTACCCGCTGTCCATCGGCATCGCTCCCGGTGAGCGCCTGCGGGTGGACGTGACGTACCAACCCGACCTGGTGGACGACGTGGTGGGCGACGCTCTGGGCGGGCTGCTGATACGGGTGCTGGAACGCCTGGTGACGGATCCGTCCGTGGCGGTCGGGCGCGTCGGTGTGGCGGACGCGCTGCCCGAGCCCGGCGCGGTGTCCCCTTCGGTGGATGAGTCGGTGCCTCGGCTGATCGCGAGGCGGGTGGCGGAGTCACCGGACGCGGTGGCCGTGCAAGGCGAACAGGCAACCTCGTACAGGGAGTTGTGGAATCGCGCGGGCCGTTGGACGACGCATCTGGTGTCCCTGGGCGTGCGGCGGGGTGACCGTGTCGCGGTGGTGATGGAACGGTCGCCGGACTTGGTGGCCGTGCTCCTGGGCGTGTGGCGGGCGGGTGCCGCCTATGTGCCGGTGGACGTGGGTTCACCGGCGGAGCGGGTGGCCTTCGTGCTGGCGGACGCGGCTCCGGCGGCGGTGGTGTGCACGACGGAGAGCCGGCGCGTGCTGCCGGAGAAGACCGCCGGGAGCCTGGTGGTGGCGGACGACCCGCAGGTCACCGAGGCATTGGCCACCGCTGAGGGCGCGGAGTTCGCCGCACCGGTGGCCGCGCAGGACGTGGCGTACGTGATGTACACGTCGGGGTCGACCGGTATCCCCAAAGGCGTGGCGGTGCCGCACGGCAGCGTGGCGTCGCTGGTGGGGGAGCGGAGCTGGGCGGTGGGCGCGGCGGACGCGGTCCTGATGCACGCCCCGCACGCCTTCGACGTGTCGCTCTACGAGCTGTGGGTCCCCCTTGCCGCCGGTGGCCGCGTGGTGCTTGCGGGGCCCGGCGTCGTCGACGCCCAGCAGGTGCGCGAGCACGTGCGGGGCGGCGTCACGGCGCTGCACCTGACCGCCGGCTCGTTCCGGGTGCTCGCGGAGGAGGCCCCGGACAGCTTTGTGGGACTGCGTGAGGTCCTGACCGGCGGTGACGTGGTCCCGGCCGCATCGGTGGGGAGGGTCCGGAAGGCGTGCCCCGCGGTCACGGTCCGCCATATGTACGGGCCTACGGAGACGACGCTCTGTGCGACCTGGCACGTGCTGCGGCCGGGCGGCGCGATGGACGCCGTACTCCCGATCGGACACCCGCTGCCCCATCGCCGCACACTCGTCCTGGACGCGTTCCTCCAGCCCCTGCCCGCGGGCGTGACCGGTGAACTCTACGTGGCGGGCGCCGGGTTGGCGCAGAGCTACTGGGACAGCCCCGGTGCGACGGCCGACCGGTTCGTGGCCTGCCCGTACGCCCCCGGCGAGCGGATGTACCGCACCGGCGACCTGGTGCGCGAGAGCGAGGCCGGTGAGCTCCTGTTCGTCGGCCGCGCGGACACGCAGGTCAAGGTGCGTGGATACCGCGTCGAGCTGGGCGAGGTGGAGGCAGCCCTGGCCGCCCACTCCGCCGTGGCCCAGGCGGTCGTCGTCGCACGGGAAGACGGCCCGGGAGAGCGCCGGCTCGTCGGCTACGTCGTCCCGGACGGCCGGACGGCGGACCCCCGGACGGGAGCCCCCCGGGCAGTGGACCCCCTGCTCCTCCGCGAGGACGTCGCCCGGACGCTGCCCGACTACATGGTGCCCGCCGTCGTACTCGTCCTGGACGCCCTGCCGGTGACCCGCAACGGCAAGGTCGACCGCGCTGCCCTGCCCGCGCCCGACTTCGCCGAACGCGTCACGGGACGCGAGCCGCGGAGCGAGGCCGAGGAGACTCTGTGCGGCTTGTTCGCCGAGGTGCTCGGCCTGGAGCGGGTCGGCGTCGAGGACAGCTTCTTCGAGCTGGGCGGCGACTCGATCATGTCGATGCAGCTCGCCGCGCGGGCCCGCCGCGTGGACCTGCTCTTCAAGGCGCAGGACGTCTTCGAACACGAAACACCTGCCGGGCTCGCGGCAGTCTGCGGACTTGCGGAAGCTGCGCCCACGACGCCGGACGTGAGTGTGGGCGATGTGCCCTGGACGCCCGTGATGCGGGAGCTCGGCGCGTCGTCCGTCCGCCCGAAGTTCGCCCAGTGGGCGATCGTGGGCGCTCCCTCCGGCCTCGAACGGCACGTCCTGGCCGCCGCGTTGGGCGCGGTCGTGGACACCCATGACGTGCTCCGCGCGCGGGTGGTCCCGGACGAGGCGGGGCCGCGGCTCGTCGTGCACGAGCCGGGCTCGCTGGATGCCGGTGAGCTGATCACCCGCGTCAACGCGACCTATGCGGTGGCAGGCACCCTCGACGACATCGCGGACGAGGCGGCACAGGAAGCCGCAGAGCGTCTCGACCCGTCGGCGGGCGTCATGCTCCAGGTGGCGTGGGTGGACGCAGGGCCGGGCCGAGTCGGCCGACTGGCCTTCGTGGTGCATCATTTGGCGGTGGACGCCGTCTCCTGGCGGATCCTGGTGCCGGACCTGAAGGCCGCGTGCGAAGCGGTGACGGCCGGCCGGGAGCCTCGACTCGACCCGGTGGGCACCTCCTTCCGGCACTGGTCCAGGCTGCTGGTCCAGCGGGCGGCCGAGGAGGCCCGGGTCGCCGAACTCGCTCAGTGGCAGGCCCTGTTGGAGCCGGGGGAACCCTCTCTCGCAGAACGGGAGTTGGACGCGGACCGCGACACCGCCGCGACCATGCGCCGTCGTTCGTGGACCGTGACGGCGGAGCGGGCCGCTGTTTTGGTGGGTCGGACGCCGACGGTTTTCCACTGTGGGGTGCATGAGGTGCTGCTGTCGGCGCTGGTGGGTGCGGTGGCGCTGTGGCGGCGGGAGGCGGCTCCGGGTGTCCTGGTGGATGTGGAAGGGCATGGCCGTGTGCAGGTGGGTGAGGTGGATCTGTCGCGTACGGTCGGCTGGTTCACCAGCGTGCATCCGGTGCGTTTCGATGTCGGCGCCGTTGATGTCGGCCAGGTGGCGGCGGGTGGTCGGGCGGCCGGGGTGCTGCTGAAGGCGGTCAAGGAGCAGGCGCGGGCGATACCGGGCGACGGGCTCGGTTTCGGGCTCCTGCGCCACCTCAACCCGGACACGGCACCGCTGCTGGCAGCCTTGCCGCGCCCGCAGATCGGCTTCAACTACCTGGGCCGCTTCACCGCCGACGCGGCGGGAACCTCGATCGGCGGTTCACTCGACCCGGCCATGCCCGCCACCCACACGATCGAAGCGGGCGCGGCCGTCGTCGACACGGCCGCGGGCCCCAGGGTGACCCTCACGCTCGGCTGGGCCGCCGAGCTCCTCGACGAGGCGGCGACGGAACGCCTCGGCCGGCTCTGGCTCGACCTGCTCGGGGGTCTCGCCGCCCACACGGCCGACCCATCCGCGGGCGGACACACGTCATCCGACTTCCCGCTCCTCGACCTCGCGCAGGACGAAGTCGACGAGCTCGAAGCCGGTTTCGCCGACGGCATCCCGTAG